The segment TGGAATGGATCGAACCAGGGAAAGGTGATCCTCGAGAACTGGCAAAAGACTTAGTAAAAATCCATCGTTCAACTGCACCACAGTTTGGTTTTCGCAAGGACAATTATCTAGGGAGTTTATCACAGCTCAATACATTTGAAGAAGATTGGTGGACCTTCTTTTTCAAAAATCGCTTGGAGGCTCAAATCGACATAGCGGAGAAAAACAATCGATGGAATGAAACACGTGAAAAAGAGTATCAACGGTTAAAAAAAGAACTACTAAATCGTGACGATCATCGGAAGATTACGCCTAGCCTCTTGCATGGAGATTTATGGAGTGGTAATGTTTTCTATGATAAGCAAGGAAGACCAGTGTTTATCGATCCAGCAGTTTCTTATGGGAATCGCGAGCAAGATATTGCGATGAGTCAGTTGTTCGGTGGCTTTCGTCCTGAATTCCTGGAAGCTTACCAAGAAAGCTGGCCATTGGAAGAGGGCTGGGAGAGTCGTTTGCCACTCTATCAACTCTATTACTTGTTGGCGCATCTCAATATGTTTGGAGAGAGTTATGGGACACAGGTCGATCATATATTAATGAAGAAGTAATTGGAGGTTTTCTTTTGGCACAAAAATATACAAAAAAACATGAAGTATCTTATTATGAATGTGATATCAACAAAACAATGACTTTTCCGTCCATGCTGGGTGTGGTCATCAAGACTTCGGAAGAACAAAGTGATCATTTAGGCCGAGGAACCGACTTTGTCAGTAGCTTTGGCTTGACTTGGGTAATCACGAACTATTCGATGAACATCAATCGCTTGCCTCATGTCGGTGAAAAAATCGATGTTACCACACAAGCGATGCAGTATAATAAATTCTTTTGTTATCGTAATTTTTGGATTCATGATGAGGAAGGAAATGAATTAGTTGAAATCGAATCAGTATTTGTTTTGATGGATCTAGTGAACCGTAAGATGAGTAGTGTGAATGAAGAAATCATTGCACCTTTTGAAAGTGAAAAAATCAAGAAAATCAAACGACAAGAAAAAATCGAGCCAATCGAATCAGGCTTGATGTTGCCATATCGTGTGCGATTTTATGATATTGACAGCAATCAACATGTGAACAATGCGATGTACTTCAACTGGATCATTGATGTTTTAGGTTACGATTTTTTGACAACACATACACCTAAACATGTGTTGATCCGTTTTGATAAAGAAGTTGAATATGGCAATGAGATCGAGAGTCATTATGAACAAACGGTGTCTGGAACAGAGGTAAAAACGAGACATGAGATCAGAATGCAAGAGCAACTTTATTGTGCAGCGAATATCTTATGGGAGAAAAATGAAGAAACAAAATAAATCGAGTGAGATAAGATTGTGAGATATTTTGCTTCGATAAATAAGCGCGAAAAACCGAAAATTGTTCTTCCAATTTTTGGTTTTTTCGCGCTTATTTCCAAAGGAGTTTCATTTGGAACTCCGTTTAACAATGATGTGATTGTAGCGTCTATTGAGTTTTCCATATGAAGAGGCGAGCAAGCCCTGTATTACTCAATTTGATTTCTATTGTGTCATAAATTTGATCAACTGTTCTTCTGACAAGCCACCGTTAATGGCAATCAAAAGTTTTATTCTAGCTTTTTGGCTATTGATACTATTACAAAAAATAACGCCCATACTTGCGAGTTCTTTTCCGCCACCTTCGTAATCATAGACGGGTTCAGCGATTCCGTTGAAACAACGAGAAACCAAGACTACTGGTATTTTTTGTATCAAGAGTTTCTTTAATGCTGTTAATGCCTGCGGAGGCAGGTTCCCAGCGCCTAAAGCTTCAATGACCAGACCGTCGACTTTCGAATGGGCAAGTGCTTCTAATAAATCACCTTGCATACCCGCATAGGCTTTGACGATTGGGATCGTTCCTTTGACTGATGCGATATCTAGTCTTTGCGCTTCAAGTAATTCTTGCATAAACAATATACGATTTTTAGTGATCAAACCGATTGGTCCTAACGTAGGAGTACGAAAAGTAGCAACATTAGTCGTGTGGGTTTTAGTGACATAGCGTGCTGAGTGGATCTCATCGTTCATCACGACCAAAACACCTTTGTCTTTTGCTTCATCACAACTTGCTACCCGAATCGCACTTTCAAAATTATATAGACCATCGCTACCTAACTCATTACTTGAACGCATCGCTCCTGTTAAGACGATCGGTAATTTATCACCAATCGTTGAGTCTAGAAAAAATGCTGTTTCTTCCAACGTATCTGTCCCATGCGTGATCACGACACCTTGGATGTCAGAAAGAACGGCTTGATTGATTCTTTCTTTAAGTTGTAACATATGTTTAGGCATGATGTGCGGGGAAGGAAGATTAAAGATATCTTCCATGATCAAATCAACATTTTCTGGAATCGTTACTTCTGCATCTAATAGTGGGTTAGCCACATCTGGACTCACACCACCTGTTAAAGAATTTTCTTTCATGGCGATTGTGCCGCCTGTGTGTAAGATAAGAATTTTTTTCATTTTCAGAACTTCCTCACGAATAATTTTGCATAGGGTTTCTAGCTTATTGTATACTATATAAAAGAGTTTTGCTATGAATGAATCAAACAGAACAATTTGGGAACAAAGATAAAATGAATTTAAACGAATGGAAGTGATTCGTCGTGATCAAAATTGGCTTGACTTCATTTAAAGAACATGAAAAATTAACAGGAAAAAAGAATAATACTCTTTACGATTATGCGAGTGTCCTTTCATTAGTCGAATTAGATACCGCCTATTATGGTATACCAAGAAAGTCATCTGTGGAGAAGTGGGTGAATGAAGTACCAGCATCTTTTCGCTTCGTGATGAAAGCTTACCAAGGAATCAGTGGTCAAGGCGACTGGCAGAAGTATTATCAATCCGAAGAAGAGATGATTGAACGCTTTTTAGATGTGATGGCACCGATGAGCGAGTCAGGTAAACTCTTTTGTTTTTTAGTTCAATTCCCTGCTTCATTTAAATGCACCAAAGAAAATGTTGCCTATTTAAGAAAACTAAGAAAATGGTTCAATGGCTATCCGGTAGCTATTGAGTTACGTGACTATTCTTGGTACAGCGACCAATTTCTGTCACGCACGAGACAGTTTATGACTCGTGCAATGTTTTCCTTAGCAATCATTGATGAACCACAATTATTGAATACGACGATTCCTTTCGATCCTTATGTGACAAATACGGATTTTACCCTTTTCCGTTTTCATGGAAGAAATGAGCAAGGTTGGCAAGCAAATGATCAGGATTGGCGTAAAAAAAGAACGTTGTATCGCTATTCTGAAGAAGAATTACAGGAATTAGCAGCAGCCATCAAAAAAGTAGACGGTGCAACAAAACATGTTGGGGTGATCTTCAATAATAACTCTGGTGGAGATGCGGCTGAAAATGCTTTGGCATTACAAAAAATCTTAGGGATCGAACCAGATGAGCTTAACCCAAAACAAATCGATTTGTTTTGAAGACCTGGCTTTTGTAACCACTCTATATAAAAAGTAGCAAGCACGCCTTACCAATAAGAAATGAAACTGTTCAACTAGAAATTTTTACTAAATAATAATCGGAAGAGGTGATGGAACGACATGATCAAAGCAGTTTTTTTTGATATCGATGGCACATTAGTCAACAACCAAGCAAAAGCGTTGGCTTCAACTAAATATGCGATTGATCAACTACAAAAAAAGGGCATATTATGCGGTGTTGCCACTGGGCGCAGCCCTGTAAGAATCAAAGAAGTGATCGATGAACTTGAACTAGACATGTTCGTCGTCTATAATGGTCAATTAGTCTTTGACCGTGATCAAACGATCGTCGACCATCCTTTTGATAAAACAGTATTAGCGGATATCGTCCACTTTTCGGATGCCCATCACCGACAAATCATTTTTGGTGGGCGAGATCAACTAGATGGTTCAACGACAATGATGCTAGGACAATCGA is part of the Enterococcus mundtii genome and harbors:
- a CDS encoding fructosamine kinase family protein; amino-acid sequence: MDIQEVLTEIRLSGKVIPITGGDVNQNYRIDEQQKSYFLKIHPHVTKRFFEAEVDGLKELAPHVRVPETYMLGETNEGAYLLMEWIEPGKGDPRELAKDLVKIHRSTAPQFGFRKDNYLGSLSQLNTFEEDWWTFFFKNRLEAQIDIAEKNNRWNETREKEYQRLKKELLNRDDHRKITPSLLHGDLWSGNVFYDKQGRPVFIDPAVSYGNREQDIAMSQLFGGFRPEFLEAYQESWPLEEGWESRLPLYQLYYLLAHLNMFGESYGTQVDHILMKK
- a CDS encoding acyl-ACP thioesterase domain-containing protein, translated to MAQKYTKKHEVSYYECDINKTMTFPSMLGVVIKTSEEQSDHLGRGTDFVSSFGLTWVITNYSMNINRLPHVGEKIDVTTQAMQYNKFFCYRNFWIHDEEGNELVEIESVFVLMDLVNRKMSSVNEEIIAPFESEKIKKIKRQEKIEPIESGLMLPYRVRFYDIDSNQHVNNAMYFNWIIDVLGYDFLTTHTPKHVLIRFDKEVEYGNEIESHYEQTVSGTEVKTRHEIRMQEQLYCAANILWEKNEETK
- a CDS encoding asparaginase, whose amino-acid sequence is MKKILILHTGGTIAMKENSLTGGVSPDVANPLLDAEVTIPENVDLIMEDIFNLPSPHIMPKHMLQLKERINQAVLSDIQGVVITHGTDTLEETAFFLDSTIGDKLPIVLTGAMRSSNELGSDGLYNFESAIRVASCDEAKDKGVLVVMNDEIHSARYVTKTHTTNVATFRTPTLGPIGLITKNRILFMQELLEAQRLDIASVKGTIPIVKAYAGMQGDLLEALAHSKVDGLVIEALGAGNLPPQALTALKKLLIQKIPVVLVSRCFNGIAEPVYDYEGGGKELASMGVIFCNSINSQKARIKLLIAINGGLSEEQLIKFMTQ
- a CDS encoding DUF72 domain-containing protein yields the protein MIKIGLTSFKEHEKLTGKKNNTLYDYASVLSLVELDTAYYGIPRKSSVEKWVNEVPASFRFVMKAYQGISGQGDWQKYYQSEEEMIERFLDVMAPMSESGKLFCFLVQFPASFKCTKENVAYLRKLRKWFNGYPVAIELRDYSWYSDQFLSRTRQFMTRAMFSLAIIDEPQLLNTTIPFDPYVTNTDFTLFRFHGRNEQGWQANDQDWRKKRTLYRYSEEELQELAAAIKKVDGATKHVGVIFNNNSGGDAAENALALQKILGIEPDELNPKQIDLF